In the Pseudanabaena sp. PCC 7367 genome, one interval contains:
- a CDS encoding alpha/beta fold hydrolase codes for MIAPTSSISVAPNIDKQAWQWRGHRIFYSVNGNSNNVPIVLVHGFGASIGHWRKNIPALAAAGYQVFAIDLLGFGAADKPELDYSLELWQELLQDFWQEKINQPAVFIGNSIGALLCLMVLADHPEMARAGVLLNSAGGLNHRPEELNPVFGLIMGTFTRLVSSRRLGQFIFNRVRQKQRIRGTLKQVYRNHEAISDELVEMLHQPSCDPGAQKVFASILTAPPGPKPDELLPKIDRPLLVLWGDRDPWTPISGATIYQQYSETKAIKFMPIANTGHCPHDERPELVNPLIVDWLSNI; via the coding sequence AACAAGCCTGGCAATGGCGTGGCCACCGCATTTTCTATAGCGTCAATGGGAATAGCAATAATGTGCCGATCGTGTTGGTGCATGGGTTTGGCGCTTCGATCGGCCATTGGCGGAAAAATATTCCAGCGTTGGCGGCGGCTGGTTATCAGGTTTTTGCGATCGATCTACTGGGGTTTGGTGCGGCCGACAAGCCGGAGTTAGATTATTCCCTGGAGTTGTGGCAGGAACTATTACAAGATTTCTGGCAAGAGAAAATTAATCAACCGGCTGTGTTCATTGGTAATTCGATCGGCGCATTACTGTGCTTAATGGTGCTGGCCGATCATCCTGAAATGGCCAGGGCGGGAGTTTTGCTCAATTCGGCAGGTGGTCTGAATCATCGCCCGGAAGAACTAAATCCGGTGTTTGGCTTGATCATGGGTACCTTTACCAGGCTGGTTAGTTCGCGCCGATTGGGGCAGTTTATTTTTAATCGGGTACGCCAAAAGCAGCGGATTCGCGGTACCCTCAAACAGGTCTATCGCAATCATGAGGCAATTAGTGATGAGCTGGTAGAAATGCTACATCAGCCCTCTTGTGATCCTGGCGCTCAAAAAGTATTTGCTTCAATTTTGACAGCCCCACCTGGCCCCAAGCCTGACGAATTGTTGCCGAAAATTGACAGGCCATTGTTGGTACTCTGGGGCGATCGAGATCCCTGGACACCCATTTCTGGTGCTACGATCTATCAGCAATATAGCGAAACCAAAGCGATCAAGTTTATGCCGATCGCCAATACTGGCCACTGCCCCCACGATGAGCGTCCAGAATTGGTGAACCCGCTGATCGTTGATTGGCTGAGTAATATCTAA